ATGCAGCGCTCAGAGCGCAAGAAAAAGACGATTTTATTATCCGTCGTGATCAAGGTTATTTAGGCGTACTAGTCGATGATTTAATCACTATGGGCACTAAAGAACCTTATCGAATGTTTACTAGCCGAGCTGAATATCGATTACTACTGCGTGAAGATAATGCAGATATTCGATTAACAGAAGCAGGACGTCATTTAGGATTAGTTGGTGATGAACAATGGCAAGTTTTTAACGAAAAATTAGAAGCCATTGAACAAGAACGCCAGCGTTTGAAAACGACATGGGTACACAAAGAACATGAGTGTTTATCACAACTCAACCCTATGTTGAAAAACCCGATTAGTCGTGAAGCCTCATTGGAAGATCTTATTCGTCGTCCAGAAGTGACATACGATAAGTTAATGACAATTGAAGGTTTAGGCCCGAAAATTGATAATGAGCAAGCGGCTGAACAAGTTGAAATTCAAATTAAATACGCTGGTTATATAGCACGCCAACAGGATGAGATTGAAAAACAACTTCGCAATGAAAATACCATTTTACCTAGCGAATTTGATTATGCAGGCGTAAAAGGTTTATCGAATGAAGTGATCGCTAAACTTAATGATCATAAACCGCAAACCATTGGCCAAGCGTCACGTATTTCAGGTGTTACCCCTGCTGCTATTTCATTACTCTTGATTAGTTTGAAAAAACAAGGTTTGTTAAAACGTAGCGCTTAAAAGCTAACAGAGTTGAATTCCCATCTAAATAGAGATTGCGTATAATCAAGGCAATCTCTTCTTAACGATTTAGCAAATAACTGTTTGATCGTTTAAATACATTTCTAATTATTCAGGCAAAAATAGCATGTCATTGCGAGAAAACTTTGAACAACTCGTTGCACAAACATCGATTGATGTTTCAGACAAGCAAACAGAACAATTAATAAGATTAGTAGAGCTATTAGACAAATGGAATAAAGCTTACAATCTAACCTCAGTACGTAATCCGCACGATATGCTTGTAAGGCATATCTTGGATTCAATTATTCTGGTAGAACATTTGCCGCAGCAGGCAAATTTAATCGATGTGGGTACAGGCCCTGGTTTACCTGGCTTACCACTGGCTATTATGTTGCCAAATTGCCAATTTACATTGCTAGATAGTCTTGGTAAACGCATTAGATTTATTCGACAAGTCGCTTATGAGTTAGGCCTTACTAACGTGACAGCTGTTCAATCTCGTGTTGAAGAGCATCAACCCGAACAGCTTTATGATGGTGTATTAAGTCGGGCGTTTGCATCACTTGCAGATATGCTCAGTTGGTGTCAACATCTAGTACCTAAAAGTGGAAATTTCTATGCGATGAAAGGTCTGTATCCTGATACAGAAATCGCTAATATGTCAGCTAATTTTAAATTACAGGATGCCAAGCGTTTAAACGTACCAAAACTAGATGAAGAAAGACATTTATTGCATGTAGTTAAGTTGGTGTAGCAGCAAAACGTTTGCGAAAAGAGGACAGTATTGTGGGTAAAGTCATAGCAATAGCAAATCAGAAAGGTGGTGTTGGTAAAACCACAACAGCAGTCAATTTGGCAGCGTCTATGGCGGCTACCAAACGTAAAGTTTTACTGATAGACCTTGATCCACAAGGTAATGCAACTATGGGCAGTGGCGTTGATAAATATGAAGTTCCCGCCACCGCTTATGAATTACTAGTTGAAGAGCAAACTGTAGACTCTGTGGCCGTTAAAGAAACATCCGGTGGTTATCATATAATTGCCGCCAATTCAGATGTGACGGCAGCCGAGATAAAGTTAATGGAAGTTTTTGCTCGTGAAACGCGGCTACGAAAATCGTTAGAAACAGCCCGTAATCAATATGATTTTATTTTTATCGACTGCCCGCCTTCACTCAATATGCTAACGGTTAATGCGATGGCCGCCGCCGATTCCGTGTTAGTACCAATGCAATGCGAATACTATGCGTTAGAAGGTTTAACAGCTTTGATGGACACGATTCAAAAACTGGCCTCTGTCGTTAATCCAGACCTTGCTATTGAAGGGATATTACGTACGATGTACGACCCGCGTAATCGATTGGCTAACGATGTATCAGAACAATTAAAATCCCATTTTGGTGATAAAGTTTATCGTACAGTTATTCCAAGAAATGTGCGTCTTGCTGAAGCGCCAAGTTTTGGCGCACCTGCTATGTACTATGATAAGTCGTCTACTGGGGCAAAGGCGTATTTGGCTTTAGCGGGTGAAATGATCCGCAAAGGTGAAAAAAGCGACCCATCTAAAAATAAACAAGTAGCTTAAAAATAAGAATAACTGGAAATAACTCATGTCTGCAAAAAAACGAGGATTAGGCCGAGGGCTCGACGCATTATTAACCAATAGTGGTGCTTTTGCTCAGCCTCAAGAAGAACAACAAGCTACAGAGCAATCAGATGATGTTCGTGGTGAGTTGCGTAAATTACCTATTGAACAGTTACAGCCAGGTAAGTATCAACCTCGTAAAGACATGTCACCTGAAGCGCTTGAAGAATTATCCAGTTCTATTCGATCTCAGGGAATTATTCAGCCTATTGTTGTTCGTCAAGTGGCTGACAACACATATGAAATTATAGCGGGTGAACGTCGTTGGCGTGCTGCACAATTAGCCGAATTAAGCGTTGTACCCTGTTTAGTCAAAGATGTACCAGATGAAGCCGCTGTTGCGATAGCTCTTATTGAGAATATTCAGCGTGAAGATCTCAATGCTATGGAAGAAGCTATTGCGTTACATAGGTTGATGACCGAATTTGAATTAACCCATCAGCAAACAGCTGACGCAGTCGGTAAATCTCGAACGACAGTCACTAATTTATTACGGTTAAATAATTTAAATACCGATGTAAAAACTTTACTTGAGCATGGCGATATTGAGATGGGGCATGCCCGAGCACTACTAGGGCTTGAAGGTGACTTGCAGTCAACAACCGCAAGAACGGTTGTTGCTAAAGGGTTGACGGTACGCGATACCGAAAAATTAGTGAATAAAGTTCAACAACCAGAAGAAGCTAAACCAGAAAAAAGTGTTGATCCGGATTTAGTCGCATTACAAAACAAACTATCGGAATCTGTCGGTTCAAAGGTAACTATTAATTACAATGCGAAAGGTAAGGGTAAGCTAGTTATCGATTTTAGTAATCTGGATGTATTAGACGGAATCATCGGTAAAATTAGCAATTAATTATTAAGTTTTATAACTTGAAACTATTTTGTAAACAAAACCCGCGATATTCGCGGGTTTTGTTTATGTTATTAACATTAATGTTGACTATAGATGTTGTGTATAGGCTATATCACTATGAGCTAGCGTAATGCGCTACATATTGTTGCAAAACTACGGGAAATCGGTATCATCTCGCCAGTTTTCTACCCTTAAAGTTTGTAAGTTCAGCGCGGGATAAATGTTCGTGGTCAATCGGTTGAATAAGCCATTATTACTTTCTGCGATGAAATTGATTGGACTTCAAGCAGGGTTTGTCGTTATAGCCTCTTTAATTGTTTTGATTTTGTGGGGAGATCAGGCAGGTAAGTCGGCCCTTTATGGCGGAATAATCGCTACCTTGCCAAATGCTGTATTTGCTCTATATTCTTTTCGTTTTGCGGGAGCTCGTCAAATACAGCAAGTATATGCATCGCTAAAAAGAGGCGTTGCATTTAAGTATTTATTAAGCATTTTGCTATTCGCATTAGTATTTAAAACAACAGCGGTTGTTTTGTTACCATTTTTCATCGTCTATCTAATCGCGATTTCAGCAAACTGGTTTGCACCGATTTTTTTTAATTAACTTTTAGGATGAAACATGGCTGAAGAAGTAACGCTTGGCAGTCATATTCAGCACCACTTAACTAACGCAAAAATGTGTTCGACTGATGCCGGTCTCGCATTTAATAAAGCGTGTGTCGATAGTGGTTTCTGGACATGGCACATAGATACGCTTGCATGGTCAATCGGATTAGGATTGGTGTTTTTACTGATCTTCCGCAGTGCAGCTAACAAAGCATCTACAGGTGTACCCGGTAAATTTCAATGCTTTATTGAGATGATCGTTGAATTTGTAGGTAATAACGTTCGAGATACTTATCAAGGACGTAGTGCATTAATTGCACCGTTAGCATTAACAATTTTCGTTTGGGTTTTCTTAATGAACCTAATGGATTTGATACCTGTCGATTTCCTACCTGCCTTAGCTGGTTTTGTTGGTGAAAGCGCATTTGGTGTTGATTCGCATGATGTTTACATGAAAATTGTACCAACAACAGACATTAATATGACAGCGGCATTAGCTTTAGGCGTGTTCTTGTTAATGATTGGTTATTCGATCAAAATCAAAGGTATTAAAGGCTTTATTGCTGAGTTAACCCTTCACCCGTTCAGTACCAAAAATAAAATTGGTATGTTGTTCTTAATTCCATGTAATTTACTCCTTGAAACAATCGCATTAGTTGCTAAACCTTTCTCACTAGCGCTACGTTTGTTCGGTAACTTATATGCGGGTGAATTGATATTTATATTAATCGGTGCCATTGGCTTAATGCAGTTGCCATTGCACTTTATATGGGCGGTATTCCATATCTTAGTCATCGTATTGCAAGCATTCGTATTTATGATGCTGACAATCGTTTACTTGAGTATGGCTAGCTCTGATAATCACTAATTTTTACACTTTACTATTAACTTTAATTTTTTAACTTTAAACAACTCTTTGGAGAATAAAATGGAACTAATGTTAGGTCTTAAGTTTATTGCTGTGGCTTTATTAATCGGTTTTGGTGCTATCGGTACTGCTATCGGCTTCGGTAACATGGGTGGTAAATTCCTAGAAGCTTGTGCTCGTCAACCAGAACTAGCCCCTTCACTTCAAGTAAAAATGTTCATTCTTGCTGGTCTTATCGATGCTGTAGCAATGATCGGTGTTGGTATTGCAATGGTATTGTTGTTCGTACTTTAATTGCGTCTCTTTTGAACAGCTTACTAGTTAAGGAGGAGCGGTCGTGAATTTAACTGCCACTCTAATAGGCGAATTAATTGCATTTACCGTTTTTGTGTTGTTCTGCATGAAATATGTATGGCCACCACTTAACGGCGCAATTGAAGCTCGTCAAAAGAAAATAGCTGATGGTTTAGAAGCCGCAGAGCATGCTGAAAAAGACTTAGAATTAGCTCAAAAACGAGCTACTGAGCAACTTAAAGATGCAAAAGCTCAAGCTGCACAAATCATCGAACAAGCTAAGAATCGTGAAAATCAAATGATTGACGAAGCTGCTGATAAAGCACGTGCCGAAGCTGAGAAAATCTTGGCTGCCGGTCATGCTGAAATTGAAGCTGAGCGCAATCGTGCGAAAGAAGAATTACGTAAGCAAGTTGCTGTGTTAGCAGTAGCTGGTGCTGAAAAAATTCTTGAGCGCTCTATCGATTCGTCAGCTCACGCAGATATTCTTGATAAGCTTGTTGAAGAATTGTAAGGGGTAAAAAGATGTCTGAACTGACAACTATTGCCCGTCCATATGCCACAGCAGCATTTGAATTTGCTGTTGAAGCTAAAGCGATTGATGCCATGCAAGCACAATTGGTGTTTGCGGCGGAAGTTAGCAAAAACGATACAGTTCAAGCTTTACTAACGGGTTCAACTAATGCTGATACATTAGCTGATATCTTCATCAAAGTATGTGATGAACAGTTAGATAAAAATGGCCAAAACCTGATTAAGGTGATGGCAGAGAACAAGCGTTTATTTGCGCTTCCTGAAGTTGTGAAATTATTTGCTGAATTAAAAGCAGAGTATGAGAAAACTGTCGAAGTTGACGTATTCTCTGCTACTGAATTATCAGCAGAGCAACAGGAAAAATTGGTCGCTTCTTTAGAAAAGCGTTTGGCGAAAAAAGTTAAGCTGAACTGTCAAATTGATACCAACCTTATTGGTGGCTTGCGAGTTAAAGCAGGTGATATTGTTATCGATTCGACGGTTCGCGGAAAATTGGATCGACTTGCAACTAGTTTGCAGTCGTAGGGGATTAAGAGCATGCAATTGAACTCAACCGAAATTGCAGAATTGATCAAGAAAAGAATTGAGCAATTCGACGTTGTTAGTGAAGCTCGTAACGAAGGTACTATCGTTTCAGTAACTGATGGTATCATTCGCATCCACGGTCTTGCAGATGTAATGCAAGGTGAGATGATTGAGCTTCCTGGCAGCCGTTATGCAATCGCATTAAACCTTGAGCGTGACTCAGTAGGTGCGGTTGTTATGGGTCCATACGCGGATCTACAAGAAGGCACAAAAGTTAAAGGTACAGGTCGTATCTTACAGGTACCAGTTGGTCGTGGTTTATTAGGCCGTGTGGTTAACACTTTAGGTGAGCCAATCGATGGTAAAGGTCCTGTAGAAAACGATGGTTTTGAACCTGTAGAAAAAATTGCACCAGGTGTTATCGATCGTCAATCAGTTGATGAGCCAGTGCAAACCGGTTATAAAGCAATTGACTCTATGGTTCCAATCGGACGTGGTCAGCGTGAGCTTATTATCGGTGACCGTCAGGTAGGTAAAACAGCATTAGCTATCGATGCTATCATCGCGCAAAAAGACACTGGCATTAAGAGTGTTTATGTTGCGATTGGTCAAAAAGCATCAACTATATCTAACGTTGTACGTAAATTAGAAGAGCATGGCGCTTTAGCTAATACTATCGTCGTTGTTGCTTCTGCTTCTGAATCTGCGGCACTTCAGTACTTATCAGCTTACTCTGGTTGTACTATGGGTGAATACTTCCGTGACCGCGGTGAAGATGCACTAATCGTATACGATGACCTTTCTAAGCAAGCTGTTGCTTACCGTCAGGTTTCATTATTACTTCGTCGTCCACCTGGACGTGAAGCTTATCCTGGTGATGTTTTCTATCTTCATTCACGTCTACTAGAGCGTGCTGCTCGTGTAAATGCTGACTATGTTGAAAACTACACTAAAGGTGCTGTTAAAGGTCAAACCGGTTCATTAACTGCCTTGCCAATCATCGAGACGCAAGCAGGTGACGTATCAGCGTTTGTTCCTACCAACGTTATTTCAATCACTGATGGTCAGATCTTCTTAGAATCATCAATGTTTAACGCGGGTATCCGCCCTGCAATCAACGCTGGTATCTCGGTATCGCGTGTTGGTGGTGCAGCACAAACTAAAGTAATCAAGAAACTAGGTGGTGGTATCCGTCTAGCACTTGCTCAGTATCGTGAATTAGCGGCTTTCGCTCAGTTCGCTTCTGACCTTGATGATGCTACTCGTGCACAGTTAGAGCACGGTGAGCGTGTAACTGAGTTAATGAAGCAGAAACAATATGCTCCATTATCAGTTGGCGAAATGGCATTTTCTTTATTTGCAGCAGATAAAGGCTATTTAGGCGATATCGAAGTTTCTAAAGTATTAGACTTTGAAGCCGCCCTTCACTCATACGCGCATTCTGAATACGCAGAACTAATTAACAAGCTAGATACTACTGGCGCATTCGATAAAGAAATCGAAGCATCATTAGCGGAAGCGATTGATAAGTTCAAATCTACTCAAACTTGGTAAGAGTAGACGATTAATTAACTAATCGGAGTGATTGATTATGGCTGGCGCTAAAGAGATAAAAGGTAAAATTGCGAGTGTTAAAAACACTCAAAAGATTACTAGCGCTATGGAAATGGTTGCCGCGAGTAAAATGCGTAAAGCGCAAGAACGCATGGCAGGCTCACGTCCATACGCTGAAAATATGCGCAAGGTGATTGGTCATATCGCGCAAGGTACATTGGATTATAAACATCCGTACATGGAAGAGCGCGAAGTTAAGCGAGTTGGTTATATTGTTGTATCAAGTGATCGTGGTTTATGTGGTGGCTTAAACATTAATTTGTTTAAGTCAGTGATTAAATCAGTGAAATCTTGGAAAGAACAAGGCGTAGACGTTGATTTCGGTGCAGTGGGCTCTAAAGCCACTGCATTCTTCAATAGCTACGGCGGCAATATTGTTGCACAAGCTGATGGCTTGGGTGATGCTCCAGCAGTAACTGACTTGCTAGGTTCTGTCAAAGTGATGTTAGATGCATACGATAAAGGCGAAATTGATCGCTTGTATGTGGTTTACAACAAGTTTGTAAATACCATGACTCAAGAACCTGTGACTGATCAACTGCTTCCTTTGCCAAAAGCAGAGGATGAAGAACTGAATCATAAATGGGGCTACATTTACGAACCTGATCCAGAGTCAATTTTGGAACAGTTATTAACACGTTATGTAGAGTCTCAAGTTTATCAGGCAGTAGTAGAAAACGTAGCTTGTGAAATGGCTGCGCGAATGGTTGCGATGAAAGCTGCAACCGACAACGCTGGCAACCTGATTGACGAATTGCAATTAGTCTATAACAAAGCGCGTCAAGCAGCGATTACCCAAGAGTTGGGTGAGATTGTTGCTGGTGCTGCCGCTGTTTAGACAAGACAAGGTTAGAGGATCGATATCATGAGTACAGGTAAAGTTGTACAAGTTATCGGCGCGGTTGTAGACGTAGAGTTCGCACAAGATGCAGTTCCACAAGTTTATGACGCGTTAAAAGTTGAAGAAGGCGATCTTGCTGGTTTGACGATTGAAGTTCAGCAGCAATTAGGCGGCGGCGTTGTTCGCGGTATCGCTATGGGTTCTTCTGATGGTCTACGTCGTGGCCTAGAAGTTAAGAACTCAAATGAGCCAGTAATGGTTCCAGTTGGTACAGCTACTCTTGGCCGTATCATGGACGTACTGGGTAACCCAATTGATGAAGCGGGTCCAATCGGTGAAGAAGAGCGTTGGTCTATCCACCGTGAAGCACCTTCATACGAAGAGCAAGCCGCTTCTAACGATCTATTAGAGACTGGTATTAAGGTTATCGACCTTGTATGTCCATTCGCTAAAGGTGGTAAAGTTGGTCTATTCGGTGGTGCCGGTGTTGGTAAAACCGTAAACATGATGGAATTAATCCGTAACATCGCGATTGAGCACAGTGGTTTCTCTGTATTCGCGGGTGTTGGTGAGCGTACTCGTGAGGGTAACGATTTCTATCACGAAATGAATGAATCTAACGTACTTGATAAAGTATCGTTAGTATACGGTCAGATGAACGAGCCACCAGGTAACCGTTTACGTGTTGCTTTAACGGGCTTAACAATGGCAGAAAAATTCCGTGACGAAGGTCGTGACGTATTATTCTTCGTTGATAACATCTACCGTTATACACTAGCCGGTACAGAGGTATCAGCACTTCTAGGTCGTATGCCATCAGCAGTAGGTTATCAGCCTACACTTGCTGAAGAAATGGGTGTACTTCAAGAGCGTATTACATCAACTAAGACGGGTTCAATCACGTCAATCCAAGCGGTATACGTACCTGCGGATGACTTAACTGACCCATCTCCAGCGACTACGTTCTCTCACTTAGATGCAACTGTTGTATTATCTCGTGATATTGCTGCATTAGGTATTTACCCAGCAATCGACCCATTAGATTCAACATCTCGTCAGCTTGACCCATTAGTTATTGGTCAAGAGCACTATGATGTTGCTCGTGGTGTACAAACTGTATTACAACGTTACAAAGAATTAAAAGATATTATCGCCATCTTAGGTATGGACGAATTATCTGAAGAAGATAAGCAAACTGTTGCACGTGCTCGTAAGATCCAACGTTTCTTATCTCAGCCATTCTTCGTAGCTGAAGTATTTAACAGCGTACCTGGTCGTTATGTATCGTTGAAAGACACAATTTCAGGCTTTAAAGCAATTTTAGCTGGTGACTACGATGACCTTCCAGAACAAGCGTTCTACATGGTTGGTTCAATCGAAGAAGCGGTTGAAAAAGCGAAAGACATGTAATTTGGATAGGAGGTAGCTATGGCAGCTATGACCGTGCACCTTGACGTCGTCAGTGCTGAAAAAAAGATGTTTTCAGGACTGGTCGAATCTATCCAGGTTACGGGTATCGAAGGTGAATTAGGTATTATGCCTGGTCACGCACCTTTAATTACTCCATTAAAACCTGGCCACATCAGACTGGTTAAACAGTTTGGTGAGGAAGAAGTTATTTACTTATCTGGCGGCATTTTAGAAGTTCAACCACATAATGTAACTGTGTTAGCAGATACTGCATTACGTGGTGACGACATTGATGAAGCAGCAGCTGAAGCAGCTAAAAAAGCGGCTGAAGAAGCAATTGCTAATCCAAGTGCTGACTTTGATTATGCTGAAGCGGCTAAAGAATTAGCCCAAGCAATCGCGCAATTAAAAGTCATTACAGATATGCGCAACAAAGTAAAATAACAAAAAAACACGTTAAAACAAAAAGGCCGGTTTACCGGCCTTTTTAATTTCTGCTTTATCGTCATTTCGTCATGTAACACATGTATAAAACCTAACCTAGTTCCTATACAATTTAGTTTATTATTGTCTATCACTTCGCTATTCGAAGTCTGCCTAAAAATTTAAATATTAAGTACACGGATATGAGTCAAAACCTTTCAGCAGTCATTCTTGCCGCCGGTAAAGGCACACGAATGAAATCGAACCTTCCTAAAGTTCTGCATAAAATCGGTCATAAACCTATGGTGAAGCATGTTATTGATGCTGCGCAATCATTGGGGTGTCAAAACCTTCAACTAATATACGGCCATGGTGGCGATAAATTGCAAGCGGCGTTAGCTAATGAAGCTGTTAATTGGGTTGAACAAGCAGAACAGTTGGGTACAGGCCATGCTGTACAACAGGTAACCCCATTTTTAAATGACAACGAAGTCGCTTTAATTTTGTATGGCGATGTACCTTTAATCAAGTCTGAAACACTTAAGCAACTGGTAGAAGTGACACCAAACGATGGTATTGGTTTGCTGACTGTGTGTTTAGATAATCCATTTGGCTATGGTCGTATCGTGCGCGATGCTGACAATAAAGTGACAGCTATTGTTGAACAAAAAGACGCCTCAGCAGAACAGCTTGCTATTCAAGAAGTTAATACAGGCATAATGGCTGTACCGGCTAAGCAACTCAAAGCTTGGTTGGCCAACTTAAATAATGACAATGCTCAAGGTGAGTATTACTTAACTGACATTATTGGTATGGCGGCAAGCGAAGGAAAAACTATTGCAACCGTGATAGCTCAAGACCCTAACGAAGTTGAAGGGGTCAATAATCGCATGCAACAAGCCACTTTAGAGCGAGTTTATCAACTTGAACAGGCAAATGCTTTAATGGTTGAAGGGGTTACATTGCGTGATCCATCGCGCTTAGATGTGCGCGGTACGGTTAACGTAGGTAAAGATGTTGTACTTGATGTTAATGTGATTTTAGAAGGTCATGTTGAACTGGCAGACAACGTTATTATTGAAAGTAACTGTGTTCTTCGTAATGTAAAAGTCGGAGCGGGTACGGTTATACATGCCAATAGTCATTTAGAAGATGTTGAATTGGGTGAGCAAAACGACATTGGGCCTTACGCTCGCCTTAGACCCGGTACTAAATTGGCTGATAAATGTAAGGTTGGCAACTTTGTCGAGATTAAAAAATCTACCTTAGGTGTAGGAAGTAAAGCTAACCATCTTACTTATTTAGGTGATGCCACTGTTGGTGACAATACCAATATTGGCGCAGGCACTATTACCTGTAATTATGATGGCGTTAATAAATCACAAACTATTATTGGTAACAATGCATTTATTGGCTCTAATACTGCACTAGTTGCTCCAGTTGAAGTGGGTGACGACGCGACGGTGGGAGCTGGGGCGGTTATTACTAATCGTGTTGCTGAAAGTGAATTAGCAGTAGCCCGAGCAAAACAACGCAATATTAAAGGTTGGCAGCGCCCTACTAAGAAAAGTTAGTTTTTAGTGTTAAGTTTGTCAGCCTAGTTTTTTAGGGTCTGTTTATCTTTCAGGGATGAGCTCAGGAATGACCAAAAAGTCATCAATCAAGGCGCGAGGATTGTGGTTTAGTCGCTCTAAATAAATGACGAGCTACGCAGAGTGAGGGCTTTTTGGCCTTTCCCCGAAGGGCTGTGGCCATTTGAACCTCTAGCTGCGTTATCAGTCGTTCGAATAGAGCAACTATGAGTCACTTCTTCTGCCTTGCTATAGGCCCAAATGGCCTACAGCTGAGTCATTCTCGAAAGATATACAGACCCTAGGTTGACAAAGATTTCCCCGATTAACTTGCAAAACATTCCTCCGCGTCACTTATCATTTTTTATTTACCTGAGTATTTACCTGATTGCTGCGGAATTGCCGAGCACCGCTAGTTAAATTGTTTTTACAGGTTGAATTTAATAGTCACTATCGTAAAATCGCTATTAACTTACGAACCGTAATTAAATAGATGTTGAAACGAAATACGCAGGAAAGACGCAACACCATTTGCCAAATGGTAGCTGAACAAGGACAAGTCAGTGTTGATCAACTCTCTCATCTTTTTTCAACATCAGAAGTCACCATCCGTAAAGATCTCAAGTTACTTGAAACTGAAGGCTTGCTAATTCGCAATTACGGTGGGGCTAAATGTGTACCATCATTAAAAACCAGTTCTCAGCAGGATGTTTCGAATCGAAAGTTGGAAATTGCAAAAAAAGTTA
This genomic window from Saccharobesus litoralis contains:
- the glmU gene encoding bifunctional UDP-N-acetylglucosamine diphosphorylase/glucosamine-1-phosphate N-acetyltransferase GlmU, with translation MSQNLSAVILAAGKGTRMKSNLPKVLHKIGHKPMVKHVIDAAQSLGCQNLQLIYGHGGDKLQAALANEAVNWVEQAEQLGTGHAVQQVTPFLNDNEVALILYGDVPLIKSETLKQLVEVTPNDGIGLLTVCLDNPFGYGRIVRDADNKVTAIVEQKDASAEQLAIQEVNTGIMAVPAKQLKAWLANLNNDNAQGEYYLTDIIGMAASEGKTIATVIAQDPNEVEGVNNRMQQATLERVYQLEQANALMVEGVTLRDPSRLDVRGTVNVGKDVVLDVNVILEGHVELADNVIIESNCVLRNVKVGAGTVIHANSHLEDVELGEQNDIGPYARLRPGTKLADKCKVGNFVEIKKSTLGVGSKANHLTYLGDATVGDNTNIGAGTITCNYDGVNKSQTIIGNNAFIGSNTALVAPVEVGDDATVGAGAVITNRVAESELAVARAKQRNIKGWQRPTKKS
- the atpD gene encoding F0F1 ATP synthase subunit beta translates to MSTGKVVQVIGAVVDVEFAQDAVPQVYDALKVEEGDLAGLTIEVQQQLGGGVVRGIAMGSSDGLRRGLEVKNSNEPVMVPVGTATLGRIMDVLGNPIDEAGPIGEEERWSIHREAPSYEEQAASNDLLETGIKVIDLVCPFAKGGKVGLFGGAGVGKTVNMMELIRNIAIEHSGFSVFAGVGERTREGNDFYHEMNESNVLDKVSLVYGQMNEPPGNRLRVALTGLTMAEKFRDEGRDVLFFVDNIYRYTLAGTEVSALLGRMPSAVGYQPTLAEEMGVLQERITSTKTGSITSIQAVYVPADDLTDPSPATTFSHLDATVVLSRDIAALGIYPAIDPLDSTSRQLDPLVIGQEHYDVARGVQTVLQRYKELKDIIAILGMDELSEEDKQTVARARKIQRFLSQPFFVAEVFNSVPGRYVSLKDTISGFKAILAGDYDDLPEQAFYMVGSIEEAVEKAKDM
- a CDS encoding F0F1 ATP synthase subunit epsilon, translating into MAAMTVHLDVVSAEKKMFSGLVESIQVTGIEGELGIMPGHAPLITPLKPGHIRLVKQFGEEEVIYLSGGILEVQPHNVTVLADTALRGDDIDEAAAEAAKKAAEEAIANPSADFDYAEAAKELAQAIAQLKVITDMRNKVK